The nucleotide sequence aactgagataaggcggagctttacctagcatggacttgtagatgacctggagccagtgggtctggcgacgaatgtGTAGCGACGGCTAGCCGACttgagcatacaggttgcagtggtggatggtataaggtgctttagtaacaaaacggatggcactgtgataaactgcatccagtttgctgagtagagtattggaagctataggatcggtaggatagtcagttttaccagggtaagtttggcggcgtgagtgaaggaggctttgttgcggaatggaaagccgattctagattttattttagattggagatgtttgatatgagtctggaaggagagtttacagtctagccagacacctagatacttatagatgtccacatattctaggtcggaaccatccagggtggtgatgctagtcgggcatgcgggtgcaggcagcgaatggttgaaaagcatgcatttggttttactagcatttaagaccagttggaggccacggaatgagtgttgtatggcattgaagctcgtttggaggttagatagcacagtgtccaaggacgggccggaagtatacagaatggtgtcgtctgcgtagaggtggatcagggaatcgcccacagcaagagcaacatcattgatagatacagagaaaagagtcggccgagaattgaaccctgtgtaacccccatagagactgccagaggaccggacagcatgccctccgatttgacacactgaactctgtctgcaaagtagttggtgaaccaggcaaggcagtcatcagaaataccgaggctactgagtctgccgataagaatatggtgattgacagagttgaaagccttggcaaggtcgatgaagactgctgcacagtactgtcctttatcgatggcggttatgatatcgtttagtaccttgagcgtggctgaggtgcacccgtgaccggctcggaaaccatattgcacagcagagaaggtacggtgggattcgagatggtcagtgacctgcttgttgacttggctttcgaagaccttagataggcagggcaggatggatataggtctgtaacagtttgggtccagggtgtctcccccttttgaagagggggatgactgcggcagctttccagtccttggggatctcagacgatatgaaagagaggttgaacaggctggtaataggggttgcgacaatggcggcgcatagtttcagaaatagagggtccagattgtcaagcccaccTGATTTGTacggtccaggttttgcagctctttcagaacatctgctacctggatttgggtaaaggagaacctggagaggcttgggcgagtagctgcggggggggggcggagctgttggctgaggttggagtagccaggaggaaggcatggcctgccgttgagaaatgcttgttgaagttttcgataatcgtGGAtatatcggtggtgaccgtgttacctagcctcagtgcagtgggcagctgggaggaggtgctcttgttctccatggacttcacagtgtcccagaactttttggagttagaactacaggatgcaaatttctgcctgaagaagctggcctttgctttcctgactgactgcgtgtattggttcctgacttccctgaacagttgcatatcgcggggactattcgatgctattgcagtccgccacaggatatatttgtgctggtcgagggcagtcaggtctggactGAACCAAGGGATATATCTGTTCTTtgttctgcatttttttgaacggagcatgcttatcttaaatggtgaggaagttacttttaaagaatgaccaggcatcctcaactgacgggatgaggtcaatatccttccaggatatccgggccaggtcaattagaatggcCTTGCTCGCAGAAgtattttagggagcgtttgacagtgatgaggggtggtcgtttgactgcggatccgtagcggatacaggcaatgaggcagtgatcactgagatcctggttgaagacagcggaggtgtatttggacggccagttggtcaggatgatgtctatatgggtgcccttgtttacagatttggggttgtacctggtgggttccttgatggtttgtgtgagattgagggcatctagcttagattgtaggactgccggggtgttaagcatatcccagtttaggtcacctaacagaacaaactctgaagctagatggggggagatcaattcacaaatggtgtccagggcacagctgggagctgaggggggttggtagcaggcggcaacagtgagagacttatttctggagagagtaattttttaaattagtagttcgaactgtttgggtatggacctggaaagtatgacattactttgcaggctgtctctgcagtggactgcaactcctccccctttggcagttctatcttgacggaaaatgttatagttgggtatggaaatctccaaatttttggtggccttccggagccaggattcagacacggtaaggacatcagggttagcagagtgtgctaaagcagtgagtaaaacaaacttagggaggaggcttctgacgttgacatgcatgaaaccaaggttttttcgatcacagaagtcaacaaaagagggtgcctggggacatgcatggcctgggtttacctccacatcacccgaggaacagaggagtagtatgagggtgcggctaaaggctatcaaaactggtcgcctggAGTGTTGGGTACAAAGAATAAAagaagcagatttctgggcatggtagaatatattcagggcataatgcgcagacaggggtatggcggggtgcgggtacagcggaggtaagcccaggcactgggtgatgataagagaggttgcatctctggacatgctggttgtaatgggtgaggtgtGTGGGAggtgcatgtgtgggaggtgggacaaaggaggtatcaggggaatgaagagtggaactaggggctccattgtaaactaaaacaattttacatttacatttaagtcattttgataactaacctgaacaacagtatacaaggcatattgacatttgagagaggcatacggtaatcacaggtgttgaatgggagagctagctaaaacagtaggtgagacaacaacagctaatcagctagcacaacaatagccggtaaaatggcgttgactaggcagagagggtcggattaactacacacagagcctgagtgcggccgacagataaaacataaacaaacagaattgagtaccgtgattaatggacagtccagcaggcatcagctatgtagccaagtaatcacagtgtccagggggcagcggtggatgggacagggaagctagactggtgagtattatccaggcaaaaaaacaacaactggctggctggctgtgcagaaggtaaaagccgctagcagtggctaacaatgactaaatagcttgtagctagttagctggttagcttctggaggttcttgaatgcatcacattgggtgaggcaggttaccggaaggtataatcaaattaaaaatcgaaaagagattgaaagtaaatatgggtccagtgagtggttgggctggctggggacgctGCGATTCAGACAGTttgcaggcctgtgctaacaagctaacagttagtaggccggggctaaacaagctagcagttagcagaccggggctgaacaagctagcagttagcaggccaaaTTAGCAAGtaagcagatagcaagggctagaaagttagcctttggggttaagtctgtttatgcctcttcatgcggtgacatcgatagaccggtcgtgggtccggatattgtagcccaggagtatgcttcggtggtagcacaggagctctggccgggctagcttcaagctaagtggatggaaacgctagccaggagtaatcatccggggttgtggttagctagttgtgaagatccagatgaaaatgttccaTTTGTGGTgggaataccatgctattgtttgagagtgcacagttatgaacttaaatgtattaataaaccaattaggcacatttgggcaaaaAACTGtaatacactgctgccatctagtggcaaaaatataaattgtgCCTGGGTTGGAATAATACCTTATGGCCGTTCTCGTATtttaaagatgatggtacaaaaaaatcaATTCagttcacatttccacaaacttcaaagtgtttcttttcaaatggtatcaagaatacaTATCCTTGCTACAGGTCCTGAGctccaggcagttagatttgggtatgtcattttaggcgaaaattgaaagaatggggcggatccttaagagtTTTTTTAAAGCATGAGTTTCACAAATCTTGTTCATTGCATCACTCATACAAATGTGGATTCTAATGAATAATGTATTTATGAAATTCTAAAGTAAGAATAAGCACCGCAAAAAGCTGACGGCAACATCATGGGACTTGAGTTTACAGCATTTTGTCCTTTATTCCTTTAACTAGTCACGTGACAGGCTACAGCTCATTTGGTCATGTGATGAGGAACCGACACTAAATTTATCCAGCAAACAACAATTCGAAAACAAAGTCGTTCCTTGCGTTGAGGTCAACGAATGTCACCAAAATGAGGGTTCTGTAAGTATTTCCATTATATAATTATCCACGTTTGATTTTTTAGAATGGGACAATAACACCTGAAGTCCTTGTGGTTTTTGCTTCTAGCTAAAAGGATACATTGTTGACCTATTTTACATGAAGACCTTTGAGCAATAACGTTACTTCCTTCTTAACTAAGCTATTCTAGAGATTTTTGTTTTGTGCACGATTTCCACTGAGGGAGTTGTCGAGAATGTCTGCAGCCTTGCACAAGACGTAGTACAGATCCTTTGTTTAGCCCAGAGTTCAAACGTTTTCAGAATGTTGTACTTTAATTTACCAGATATATAACGTTAATGCTTTCGCGCAATTTAAGAAGACATTTATGAATGGTTTTCTCTGATATTTTGTTTTTAAACACCCTCTTttaaaaaattgtttttttttttacattttaggtTGGCCTTCTGTGTCCTCATATGCAGCTCATTGATTTTGTGTGAACATCTTGAGGCTGATCAAAACATCTTGTGAGCAAACAACCCTAACATTGTACAGCTTTTGTAAATGAACTACTACAATGTGTGATTTTTACCATTTGAAGCTACTTCACATAATGTATTTTCAGGATACCAGAAGACTGGACTCGTGTAGGCAGGATTGACCCCACAGAGAAGTTGGAGCTGACCTTTGCTTTGAGGCAGCAGAATGTGGATCAACTGGAACACCTGCTGCTACTGGTTTCGGACCCTGAGTCGGCACAATATGGTAGAAATAATTTTTCATGCTTACAACGGCAAACATTTTAGGCCATTAGATTTTGAACTTCCTGACTTTTATCCCCTCTGATAATGGATTTTGCATTACCATGTACTCCTTTACAGCATTGTCAATTCTGTCTTAGGCAAGCATCTGACTCTAGAGGAGGTGGCCGCTTTAGTACGTCCATCCCAGCTGACCCAGAAAGTGGTTCGTCACTGGCTGCAGAGTCACGGGGTCACAGACTGCCAGACCATCCTCACTCAAGACTTCCTCCAATGCACCATGAACACGCAGTAAGGGCCTCTCTCTCAAATCACATGCGCCGactagactttactgtgaaattcttgcttacaagcccttcccaatgatgcaaagtaaaaaaatatatatttatattttagtaACACGAGGAATGAAGTGTACAAGAATAaagctatgtacagggagtacctgaTCAATGTGGatttgaggtagtcacctgcttgttgaacatctaATTCCAAAGTCATGGACATTAACATTGCGTCCCCCCCCCccgtttgctgctataacagcttccactcttctgggaaggtttttcactagatgttggaacattgctgcgtggaCTTGTATCCATTCATCCACAAGCATTCAtgaggttgggtgattaggcctggttcgcagtcggcattccaaatcatcccaaaggttttcaatgggattgaggttcagggctctgtgcaggccagtcaagttcttcacactgatcttgacaacatgctgaaacaggaaagggccttctccaaactgttgccaccaaGTTGGAagacttaaaaaaaatgttttaacctttatttaactaggcaagtcagttaagaacaaattattgtcattgtatgctgtagcgttaatatttcccttcactggaactaaggggcctagcccgaatcatgataaacagccccagaccattattcctcctccaccaaacttgacaGTTTGCACTATGAatttgggcaggtagcattctcccggcatccaccaaacccagatttgtccgtcagactgccagatggtgaagcgtgattcatcactccagagaacgtgtttccattgcggtgagctttacaccactccagccaacgcttggcattcacatggtgatcttaggcttatgtccggctgctcggccatggaaacccatttcatgaaccaCCCGACAAACTgtttttgtgctgacgttgcttccagaggcagacGATTTTACGCGCTACACACTAaagcactcggcggtcctgttctgtgagcttgtgcagAAATATGACGCGCTGGCTCGTtcgaaaggtggcatcctgtgacgGTGCCAAGTTGAGtaactgagctcttcattaaggacattccactgccaatgtttgtttatggagattgcatggctgtgtgctcgatttatacacctgtcagcaacggtgtgtctgaaatggctgaatccactcattttaaagcggtgtgtgtgtatacatgtacatgaaggcagggtaaagtgactaggtatcaGGATTAATACTAATAAATAGAGTAGCAGTAACATAATGAGTGGAAAAGTGTGTATAtcttgtgagtgtgcatagtcagtccgggtaaccatttaattaactatttatcagtcttatgtCTTGAAACCTGTTGGTCCGAGAGCCGACGCTCCAGTACACAGGCCCTGCACTCCATACAGATGCCACAGAGTGAGGCTTTCTACTTCTCCTGTTTCAGAGTGGCAGAGGCCCTGCTTCCAGGCATTGAGTTTCACCGCTACGTAAGAGATGGCATCTCCCTGTTCAGGTCATCATCTGCATACCACGTGCATGAGGATGTTCTCCAACATCTTGACTTTGGTGAGCAGCAATTTCATTTTGACAGAAATGCTATTATCTTATAGCTCGTCTGGTAGTAGTATAACAACAAATAAGTTAAGAGTATGACAAACAATGTTATGGATGTGATTTGTTTTTCCACCCATAGTTGGCGGTGTTCACCGCTTTCCACCCAAGGGGCAGGACCTCAATGAAGTCTTGACAAAGAGGAGACGGTCTGGAGCGAAGTTTCATCTTGGAAACACACCCGCCACACTCAGGTCTCGCTACAACCTGACCGCAGCGGACGTGGGTTCAGCTCAGAACAACAGTCAAGCCGTGGCTCAGGTATTTGGCCACTTGTTACGTCAATACCAATGGGACAGCTGTGTCAGACGAGAACAGTTGAACAATGAACTTGCCTGTCTGGCATAATGGGAATCTAAAGGCTCAATTCAATTAGCACACTTTGCTCAGTGGCTCTCTTTCCCATGGTCAAATAAACTGATctttggtactgtatataaacctACAACTACTGCCAGGTAGCCCCCCCCCCTTTAAAGGGTGAAATTTCTATGGTGGATATGGTTTGTTTGAATTCCAGCATAGCTATCATCTTATCATCTGTCCAGTTCTTGGAGCAGTTCTACCATCCTGCTGACCTGGCTGAGTTCATGACGCTGTTCGGACGGAGCTTCCAGCACCTGTCTAAGATTGACCGGGTGGTTGGTGTTCAGGGAGCAGGGAAGGCCGGTCTGGAGGCCAGCCTGGATGTAGAGTACATCATGAGCACAGGGGCCAACATACCTACATGGGTCTTCACCAATCCAGGTATACTAACAATGACAAACCAGAGTGTGAATGTAGCCTTAGTCACATGGCAAGTGCAGAGAGGTTTATTTTAATTTGTATGTTAATCCTTTGGCAGATGTGACTTATAAGAAGTTAATTGAACTAAGGAATTTGAGACGACCACATATCATTGTAGTAAGTAGGCTAAAACATTTCCAGAAAAGCTAGCAACGGCCACATGGCTAATGAGATCAAATACCAAGTGGTATATATTTAGCCTCTTCCAACTGTATCTTTAGCTATGTCTCATATTGTACCaatccaaagtttggacacctactatttcaagggtttttctttatttttactatattgtagaataatactgaagacacaCGACGacctgaagctggttgaaagaagaGTGCGCAAAGCTGCCATCCAGGCATGGTGTGGCTACTAGAAATTCAAATATAAACTATTTTGATTTAACGCttcaattttattttttacattatttcatagttttgatgtctacactattattctacattgtagaaaatagtaaaaataaaggaagaaccctggaatgagcaggtgtgtccaaacttttgactggtaccatATGTTCATACTAATATACCACTTTAGAATGAAGCAATGCATTGGGGTTGCACTCTTAGTACAGGTAGGTAGTATGGTGTTGATGTTGAAACAGCCTTTTTCTGATAGTGGTTTGATATTGGGACACTGCTTGACTGATCCTCAGGTCGGCATGAGACCCAGGAGCCATTCCTCCAGTGGATGTTGCTGctcagcaacatgacagacatcCCTTGGGTCCACACCATCAGCTACGGGGACGATGAGGACAGCTTGTCCTCCGCCTACATGATGCGCATCAACACTGAGTTCATGAAGGCTGGCGTACGGGGCATTTCTCTACTGTTTGCCTCAGGTTAGTCTGTGCTAGCCTGGGCCCAAATCTGTTTATGCCAACACCAATTGTGATGCATTTCATGTGACGATGACCAATGGTGTTGGCAAAAGCACACAACTAGTTCTGGAACCAGGCTAAGTCAGTGCCACTTAGAAAATGTGATTACATATATTTTTTGACTTCTTACTTGGAAGTGTTTACGATCTTGATCGAGTAGTCAGTGACAGCAGATTTAATATGATTATAGACTATTTGAATAGTTCAAACTCAAGCAGATGTTGTGTGAGGTGGCCTTGGTATTTGTGGGGCTGCCATTTTAGTTACTCTGGAAATGTGTGCGTAATATCAGATGAGTCAGGCAGGCCTATGAAACATGAACAAGTCACCGTGTATAGTTGAGTAAATTGACGACTAAAATTGTGGACAACAGTTTTTTTTTATAATCCATAAATCATGAGTAAGATAATTTCCTTGGCGTTCGCTTTCATACTTGAACTGTCTTGCCTCAGGTGATAGTGGAGCTGGCTGCAGACACTTGACTAAAGGAGAGAATTCTTTCCGACCAAGCTTTCCTGCATCAAGGTGAGTCATTGCCACTGTCGAAATAAACTAATGGCACTTGTGTTTTTTGGGGTATTCGTTGTTTTATTTGAATCCATGAAGTATGAAAAGTGTTCAATCCAGGTGCGGGTTATAGGCATTGTGTTTTTTAAAGGGAATTTCTCGCTTGATTTCACATGTGCAGTGTTTAACGTGGCAAACGCATTTAAATGCAGCAGTGCAATGTGTGCGCAGCTGAGGCTAAATACTTAGTCTCTAAACTAGTCAACTATAGTCTGTTTTGTAATCTGAAATCAATAGAATAAGAACCAGTGTCTTTGTGGGGTCTGTTTTCCTGTCCATACCCAAAACTTCAGAGAACAGATGATGAGTTTATATGCTTTCAGCCCATATGTGACGACAGTGGGGGGAACTTCATTCAAGAATCCATTCAAGGTCACCTATGAGGTCACCGACTACATCAGTGGCGGCGGCTTCAGCAATGTTTTTAAGATGCCGGACTACCAGGTATTAAGAGTGTCTATACAGGACATAAACCCACATATACGTTTTCCCAGATATGTGCTTTTTTTAAATTGATCTTTAGAATTTGAAAAACGATATGTTGTACGTAACTGAGTGAAAAGACTAACACGTATTCACTAACTATCAGATTAGGTACACAAAGGTCCTGTCTACTGGTAGAATTAGCCATCACTGATGCATAGTAAATGTGTGAAGTATTTATTTCCGTATGGTTTATTTGGATAGACTTATTCAATCATCTGATAGCCTGTCACTTTTTGCCACAGGTCGGTGCTGTGGAGGGTTATCTGAAAGCAGTGCCGGGTCTCCCTCCAAAGACGTACTTCAACACCAGTGGAAGGGCCTACCCAGACATAGCTGCTCTCTCAGACAACTACTGGGTGGTCACCGACAGGGTACCCATCCCCTGGGTGTCTGGTACTTCGGTAAGAAAATAGTATCTCATAGGGTGAATCTCAAAGTATATTTTGTTGATTCCTCATGTCCTCTCACAACCTCAACAGATTGGAGAAGATCTGAGGTTCCTTCTCTCAAACCTCCAATATACTTTGAGAAGGAGGCAAAGAATAAACTCAAGACTTTTTAGATTCACctatagattttttttcttttctctcaCCTGTttatctcatatatatatataattgaaaACGtttcatataaatatatatatatatatataacgtttTCAATTATCTGAGAGAAatattatatttacattttagttagacgctcttatccagagcgacgtacaggagcaattagggttgtgccttgctcaagggcacatcgacatgTTTCACCtggtcggctcggggattcgaaccagcgacctttcggttactgaacGAATGCTCTTAACCATTAAGCTACCTGTTGACTCTTGGATCATATAATGCATTAACAATTAATATTTACTCGTGTTGTTCTTTAGGCCTCCACCCCTGTGGTTGGAGGAATCCTCTCTCTGATCAATGACCAGCGCTTTCTGAAAGGCCTGCCTTCTCTGGGCTTCCTCAATCCCCGCCTGTATCAGCTGCAGGGCCAGGGACTCTTTGATGTAAGTCACTGATCATTAGATATGGAGAAAATAAGACTAGTTTCTTGTTGCGTATGGTAGTGTCAGGTGTATATTcacagcagtggtggaaaaactaCCCAATAGTCATATGAGTTCAAGTAAATATACTCTAAtcaaaaatgactcaagtgaaagtcacctggTAAAATACtagagtaaaagtatttggtttaaaatatacttaagtatcaaaaaataaatgtaatttctAAAAATAACTG is from Oncorhynchus masou masou isolate Uvic2021 chromosome 32, UVic_Omas_1.1, whole genome shotgun sequence and encodes:
- the tpp1 gene encoding tripeptidyl-peptidase 1; the encoded protein is MRVLLAFCVLICSSLILCEHLEADQNILIPEDWTRVGRIDPTEKLELTFALRQQNVDQLEHLLLLVSDPESAQYGKHLTLEEVAALVRPSQLTQKVVRHWLQSHGVTDCQTILTQDFLQCTMNTQVAEALLPGIEFHRYVRDGISLFRSSSAYHVHEDVLQHLDFVGGVHRFPPKGQDLNEVLTKRRRSGAKFHLGNTPATLRSRYNLTAADVGSAQNNSQAVAQFLEQFYHPADLAEFMTLFGRSFQHLSKIDRVVGVQGAGKAGLEASLDVEYIMSTGANIPTWVFTNPGRHETQEPFLQWMLLLSNMTDIPWVHTISYGDDEDSLSSAYMMRINTEFMKAGVRGISLLFASGDSGAGCRHLTKGENSFRPSFPASSPYVTTVGGTSFKNPFKVTYEVTDYISGGGFSNVFKMPDYQVGAVEGYLKAVPGLPPKTYFNTSGRAYPDIAALSDNYWVVTDRVPIPWVSGTSASTPVVGGILSLINDQRFLKGLPSLGFLNPRLYQLQGQGLFDVTDGCHLSCLDEQVQGQGFCAAPSWDPVTGWGTPNYPALLAALVLEK